The nucleotide sequence CTTAAATAACTTCAGTATTTCACGATCTGCtaaacagaaaatgtttgaaacATGGCACATAGTGCCTGGTTCACTGCTGCTAGAGCTGCACGATTTATcgtgtgtaaaaagaaaaaagaaaaaaaaatcgtgATACGGACCTGTGCCAATATATGTGTAGTGAGAGAGTTTgtcaaaaatgtaatcattcttttaaaaatgtgatgataaataaatattggcgaGCATTCTTTCGTTAATAAGTCATTTATACcgttatttgaatttttatatatatatatatatatatatatatatatatacacacagtataaaacagAGATACTGTTTGGCCGTTATAACAGGTGTTCCTAACcgaatgtaacagtaggcagcgcATACGATGGGCAGAATTGAGAGCTGACGAAACATTTGAGTGGCTTCATTCGCAGGTAATGGTGGCACACTGGCATCAGGATCAGCACGCGGACGAAGCAGTCGGTAACACTGAAAAATTACCTATCGTAGTTTAGATACCGATctcaatttattaattttttttctgactcaATCGTGCAGCCCTAACTGCTGTCGTCGCacttttaagttaattaaactaattacaACACACCAAGACAAACCCTTGTCAGGACTGTATGTATTGTAAGATTCAAGATAAGTCCAAACATTCTGTTCGTGATCGTTGCCTTAGTAGCGTTCTGTCAGCTTGACGCTTTAGTACTGACATAATAGTAGTAAAGACCGGGCTAGACAGCTGCACACCAAAGAAAGCTCTCTCCAGAGCCGTCGGACTGGACTACTTTCTAGcccaaaagccaaaaaaaaaaaaaaaaaacaccccaaaCCCATCTCATTGCTGAAGTGTCCATTGAAGATCAAACAACGTGCAATGATGGTTCAATGCATGTTCAGTGCTCTTCAGGTTCATTTTTGTGACATACAGGCTTATCAGTTTGACACCAGATATGAATTCCTCAGAAGAAAGCTTGaagcacaaaacacacacacacacacacacactgagtagATACAACTGAATTGTTTACCAAAACTTGTTGGTTAAGCCCAAAGTGTTTCTCCACCCTTCCCAACGTTCACTTGCTACTTCCCTGGGGGTAAATCTCCATTGCCATGTCAAAAACCCTCTCAAGTGTACTTCTGTTCGTTCAAGTGAAATTTTATTGCATGACATCCTGTATACCAGAGGTCTGATGTGAAAGCTGGATCTGGCGCAATTTCCTATTTTCAGTGAAAATAAACCTTAAAACTTTTCTGATTTTAATTCTAAAACTAAACCAGTCCAGCAGTTCCACCTGAGCTGTAGTCATTGCGTTACAGTAACTAATCTAGCAATTAATCTAGCAAGCCAGGAAAATTTAGAGGAATTTAGATATAGATTTCCAAGACAACACTATCATGATGCAAAGAATGTATTCATCTCATTGTTATCGTCTGTCTAaaatgtgccattatttatatatataaaatatatatatatgtttgttttttcttgccattTGCAGGCGAACGAATCCCTGGTTACCTCGAGGAACCATGCTACCTCTGGTTCGTCATGGAGTTCTGCGAAGGCGGCGACCTCAACCAGTACATTCTGTCACGACGCCCTGATTCCCGAACCAACAGGAGCTTCATGAAGCAGCTGACCAGCGCCGTTGCCTTCCTGCACAAGAACAACATCGTCCACCGTGACCTCAAACCCGACAACATCCTGATCTCGCAGAAGTTCGGGACGCCTGTCATTAAGGTGGCCGACTTCGGCCTGAGCAAAGTGTGCGCCGGGCTCGGGGGATGCGTTGAACCAGAGTCTGAAGGACACGTCGAAAAGAGCGTAAACGTCAACAAGTTCTGGTTGTCGTCGGCGTGCGGTTCAGACTTCTACATGGCGCCCGAGGTATGGGAGGGCCACTACACAGCCAAGGCGGACATCTTTGCACTCGGCATCATCATTTGGGCCATGCTCGAGCGGATCACATTTATCGACGGCGAGTCGAAGCGCGAGCTCCTGGGCACGTACATCCGTCAAGGCAGTGAGATCGTGCCTGTAGGCGAGGCGCTGCTCGAGAACCCCAAGATGGTCCTTCACATCCCACAGAGACCACGAAGCTCAATGTCCAACGACGTCCGGACGCTTTTACGCGACATGTTGGCTGTTAATCCAGAAGACAGACCGGACGCTTTCCAACTCGTGCACAGGGTCACATGTGCTACATGAACCAGAGCAGTGGGAATTtcaagcttggtgggtttttcaaAACTTCACAAGGCATGTGAATCTTGAGTAGTGGATAGACTTCTGAAGTTTTTATCATCTTACAGTATTTGAGGTCTTTTATGGGTGGAATACAGTCCTTAGATCAGTTTCTAAAAGTTATATTAAAGCAAGCTTGGTCAGATTTCAGACCTTGTGACAGTTTCAGACAGTTTCCTGGAACCTCAGTAGATAACTCAAGTTGTTTATTAGATGTCGAGATCTACTCAATGCCACCTCCGAGATAAAAGCCAAGTACATTGGATTCATAGCGTGAGCAAGATTAGACCTCAGAGCCCTGCGTGGACTCAATTCTGTTTATACCTCACTGAGATCTGACTCATATatagtttgtctgtttgttcgTGTAAACAAAGCAAAGCTCAACAAAGTTGTGCAGTGCTTGGACCCCTGTGAATGTTTGTACTTATCGCTTCCTGGACACTTGTAACCCAGTTAAATGTCTTCTCAAAAGATCAGGTCCGTTTTAGAGGAAGCCGCGCTACATCACTTCGCTAACGTTTTAGCCTTCCGCGGGCATGGCTGGCGTTCGATGAGTCACAGTTAACTTTAATCCGCGCCAGGCTGCACATGTCTGTCCGAGGTATGCTGCCTGACTTCACCTTGACACGTGCATTGTACATCTTCTATTCTTTTGCGGTTCAGGAATTTCTGGTGCCGCCCTCCATTATGCGTCGCCTCAATTATAAATCCAGAACGCTCATGGCTGCGGGGGACGAGTGTGTTTACAAGGCTTTTTCccaactctctctttctctctctctctctctctctttctctctcggaTGTTTGAACCTCACGACATTTCACATGTAATTAGACAAACAGGATCAGACACCTTTTGCACACGTGAACAGGCTCCCAGCTAACTTATCACGAAGATCCTACGTGTGAAACAGAAAACCGtcgcatgttttgttttgtttttctgttgttgttttttttttcccagcgtGACGTCATGTAGCTTGAGTTCATCGCTCAAAGTATGCTGCTGTTTCAAATAATAATTTCCCACTTGATCAGGATTAACCGGCTTTTACCTGAATTGTTGGCATGTGTCGCACCTTGAACACCAGGAAGAAGTCATGACATTTCGAGTATTGCAGATAACCTTCAGAAATAGTTGAGAGGCCCAGACTAGCTTTCAGATGTACCTAATgctgaaaaagaaattattgGACACGTGTTTCCGTGATAGAGGAGGTTTAAGGTTTAAACGCGTATTAAGTTTGATTTAAAGTTTAAGCTTTAAAACCTACGACATTGCCTGACACGCGCCACACTCTGAAATGCGCCTGCCTACACATCAGGGTGATTCAGCCTGCAAAAACTGAAAGTATAAATGCTCATATGTCATAGGCCACTTGCGTAGGCTTTAACTAGCCAGaaatataaacagatttttttgttgttgctccgAATGCTGGCTGGACCTAATAAGCTTTACGTTTGGATGTACCACATACAcggattttctttctttttttttacttacacagTCATGGGTGGTGTCTGATAGACAATGAGTAAAGATCTTAAGATTTTTAACAAACAAGCTGCTTACTGCCGCTTTGAACCTGTTACTACACATCAAACTGTACAAGATCTCAGTGACAAACTCTTACATGATAAAAGTTTTCTCACAGTAGacgtttacatttcttttttttttgttttgtttcagtaTCTCTTCAGCTGTGTTTAGCCGTGCATGCCTTCTGCCGATTAGTGAATCGTTCAAGTGATCGTCAGAGCAATTAGACCTTTTCgtcttcattttttaaatttcatttttagTGGCACTGAATCATCCTCTAATAACATGCGAGTACTTGACATCCTGCATGCTTTAAGAACTCCAGTGTCATTGCCTGGAAATATCTACGAGATATTGGCTTGTATTTGTCATCAGTAACACGTTGACGATAGCTTTTCCACTCTGGATGTCAAACATGACTTTCTTCCCTTACAATAAGGGTACATACACATAGAGAAACTCCTCGTGTCCTCTTCTTCACGCCCCGCTGTACCTCAGTCAGGACAAGCTTGTGTATGGCGGGGTGCGATCACCCAGGCGAGTGTTCCACAGGTCCAGAGGCTGGAGATTTTGACTCTGTCCTCATCAGTTTAAAGTAATTGGGACAGGATTGTGAGTGAAAGGAGGGGAACTGCAGTAGCCTATAGGAAATCCCTCCCCCTGTTCTCCATGAGACACCACAGAGCACCGATCGCTCACGCCAGGAACATTTTGTCCTCACGCAGCAATGTTTGTTATGTATAGGTCACGCCACACACCCCAGCTCTGGGCTGTGTCTGCAGTTATTTAGGCCATTTTGCTAGAGTTAAAAAGCATGCAGTTACGTAAATCCTGTGCATGTAAGCTTAGAGTGTTAggttttatttcaatatttatatGTTATTTTTACACAGTTGTGGTAAATTTATGCTCACGTTATTTAttgtacatttgtttatttttattttatgaagctataaaaaaagcttaaatggtattaaaaatattattaatatgcattaaattaacatctatatagctgttttattttctgtctcACTGCAGTGTTTtggattattgttattaatactAATGAtattagtatttttattaaaatatgaaaaagtagtaaaagtatgaaatatttaaaattatatacagtacagtcgcCACACtgacttaaatatatttttttaaataattatttaaaattactttatgTGCCTCTATTTAAtcttcctctataatcctgccaATGTTGTGTGGTAGGAATGATTCTTTTTGATTTGCcatggttgtttaaaaaagtaaaaaaaaaaaaaaaaagagaaacctttttttttttttttttaaatatattatttataaaacattttgatactaacagaatcggcaatacaaatcgaatcagcacctaCCTGTAGCTATCGGGATAATATTTTATCggctggtccctggtgattcccatctctagTGTGCATATAATCATCTACTTAAACTATTACTTACAGCATATAACACAGTAGTAATAATTACTATTACAGTTTTCAAGCAGTTATTGTTGGCGGTGTTAAATATATCAAATCGCTGATTTAAATTCATATATAAAAGAGTCaaatttaagacattttaaatatctttatcATCACTGGTTCAAAAACTCAGCATAAAAACTCCcgtataaataaacaacatactTGACTGATAAATGATTCAGATTCCTGTTTTTGAttctgattttaatttaaagcgTCTGAGCCTGACTCTGATTCCAGTTCTGATTTCGGCCCACATGATTCTGATTTTGATTCCAACTTTAATTTGTCGATCCCAACAAATAAGTTATGTAAGACAAATTCAAAAGAgtaataatcaaataaacaaataataataataatgaaaacaacaacatcatcGCTGTAATAGTTCGTAATCcataataaaaatctgtgttCTGTCGACTCCCTCCTGGCGGTTTGGCCCGCATGTGAACTATAGATGAACTGCTACATTTCCTCATCATAGTTTTTACTAAGAAATGAAGGCCAAATATAACCGCGTACGGCAGAAGTAAAACTATTTCGGCCTGTTTTCCGCATAGGGTTATCGCTGACTATTAATTgatacctttatttttttaagaatagttaaaaaaaaaaaaaaaactcaacctGAGAGTTTTGTGATCTAATTCACCACTTAACTGTTGAAAATATTGctattgtctgtctgtctgctcaaTAACACAACGTCCAATATTACTCCTTCATCGCCAAAATTGTAAGTGGCGCTCGTGTACTTCACAAGTTAATAGATATGCGAGATACGGAGAATTACTATGCAAAACAAATAACCTGTTAACAGATCTTAAGAATATAATCGTTTTAAATTTGTTGGAACTGGATAACATTATTAAtcttattaaaatgtgttatgACTGAATGTACTGGTCATAgtatcactattattattattattactattaatggTAGATTCATATTATTTTCGATGATTTTCAGCCTAAAACCGCTGAGTTATCAGATTACTTTTATTCTGTCTTAAACATCACTGTTGTTTTGTGTCTTTTCAGGTTTGAAAGCTGAACGAGCGTCCGATCGCTCAGCAGGACGGAGAAGAGAAACTAGGAATTTTAGGACTGTGAAGCATAAGAACAGGAAATTAAACTCTTCAGAACGATCGTGCCTGAGAAGTCTGGCTTCTTCGTGTCTGGCCTTCAGTGATTTCCTGGGTTTTTCCTTCTTCTCAGCACTCGTCCCAGGGTTTTTACgttctgttttgtttcactgtcgTATTGACCGTGCTGTTCTTCAGAACCACAGACTGGAGGGAAGACAACATGTTGCACTTTGTACTCATCTCCTCTGCACTCCTCACAAGATTACAGTGTCTGCAGATGATGACGGTCCAGATTCCAGGTTGTTCTGAAATGTTCTTGAGGATGTCGAGGACCATTGAAAGATGTACTGTGAAAGAAGTAATGTGAACACTcaatccagtgtgtgtgtgtttgcgcgcgCGCAACAACTTCCTGGTTTACAGTCTCAGTTTTGtgccttatttaatttttatttggcAGATTTATGAATCTGATGTTCTGAACCGAATCTTCCATCACTTTACGCGCTcgcatgcaaaaaaacaaaggaagaaaaaaagggagtcAGATTTCACTGTTTAAGGACATTTATACTTTGTGTAGAGCTGCACCGTTCGATAAAAAATCACATCATATTttgtgttcaaacttttgatATTGctaaataacagaacacagttatgagagtaaaaacgccctttatttctctatatgatataatcccctgctacactaatgtacttatcccagtgttgaataccatcagggtagaaagcTTTCTCTGCCTGCTTTAcctctgaaaccctggcctcccaggaactcctttaacatcccaaacatgtggaaatgtctacAGTATACGTCTCTCTAGTCAGGACTATACAGGGGGTTGTGACAATaactcctgtaatgtgcaagtggtgttggtgaatgattgtgtgtacagttcttacAGACAGATGCGCCTCCTACGCCGGTTCGTGAtttgttccactc is from Clarias gariepinus isolate MV-2021 ecotype Netherlands chromosome 22, CGAR_prim_01v2, whole genome shotgun sequence and encodes:
- the stk35 gene encoding serine/threonine-protein kinase 35 produces the protein MELRNATRRRSVLRSARRGVVKRDAGKVLRSLPLQGNDDLGDAHAQEACFTLGWCGKSSALTAPRYSLIREVGRGSYGVVYEAVARKTGARVAVKKLRCDAPERVELALAEFWALASLEKKHENIVQLEECVLQRNGMAQKMSHGNKSSRQYLRLVETSLKGERIPGYLEEPCYLWFVMEFCEGGDLNQYILSRRPDSRTNRSFMKQLTSAVAFLHKNNIVHRDLKPDNILISQKFGTPVIKVADFGLSKVCAGLGGCVEPESEGHVEKSVNVNKFWLSSACGSDFYMAPEVWEGHYTAKADIFALGIIIWAMLERITFIDGESKRELLGTYIRQGSEIVPVGEALLENPKMVLHIPQRPRSSMSNDVRTLLRDMLAVNPEDRPDAFQLVHRVTCAT